In Methanothermobacter tenebrarum, the sequence AGGGAAGCCCAGCGAAGAGCAGGTAAGAAAGATTCACTAACATTAAGATTAAGGGATCTTGGAGGCCTCGTAAGGGCGGCTGGTGACATTGCAAAGAGTGAAGGCGCGGAACTCGTATCCAAAAAACACGTACTAAAGGCGAAGAAACTCGCAAGGACCCTCGAACAACAGATAGCGGACAGATACATCACCCAAAAGAAAAAATATAGCGTATTCAAATCCCATGGGAGTGAAGTCGGTAGAGTGAACGGTCTTGCAATCATAGGAGATCGTAGTGGTATAATCTTACCCATAGCAGCCGAGGCAGCCCCCGCACAGAGCAAAGAGGAAGGTAGAATCATAGCAACAGGTAAACTAGGTGATATAGCCAAGGAAGCCGTCCAGAACGTAAGTGCACTCATCAAAAAATACACCGGAACAGACATCTCCAACTATGACATACACATACAATTCCTACAAGCCTATGAAGGCGTGGAAGGTGACAGTGCAAGCGTATCAGTCGCGACAGCAGTAATATCAGCCCTCGAAGAGATACCAGTAGACCAGTCAGTGGCCCTTACAGGATCACTAAGCATAAGAGGTGATGTACTACCGGTTGGTGGCGTCACAGGCAAGATAGAAGCCGCAGCAGAAGCAGGAATAAAGAAAGTCTTAATCCCCAAGGCTAACATGGATGACGTGATGATCGAAAAGAAATATGAGGGTAAAATAGAGATAATACCAGTGAAAAGCCTAGGGGATGTTCTTGAACATGCGCTCATTGGTAAGGGTAAGGAGAGTCTAATAGAGAAGATGCAAAGGATAAGCGATATCATGCCAAAGGGTATAATAAAGAACCCCACAACCCACTAATCCCCTTTTAGAGCTTCTGCTATAAGCGGGGCCACTGATACGATGCTGACCTCTGATTTTATAGTGTCAGTGGCTATAACCTCATCCACACCCGTTGAGAATATCCTCAGGAGGGCGTCGCCAACGAGCACAGGATGTACACAGGCTACCTTGACCTCCTTAGGACCTTGAGTGTGGAGTATCCTAGAAGCATTGACGATGGTACCCCCCGTGCTGATAATATCATCAACTATTATAACACTTCTACCCTCTACATCAAAATTTTTGAGGCGTGTCTCCACCCTCTCGGGTGAGATGCGCACCTTTTCCATATAATCATATTCACAGCCTATTATCCTAGCCATACTCCTCGCATGATCCAGGGCGCCTTTATCAGGTGCGATTATGATAGGATCATCAACCCCCACGGATAAATGTTCTGCAAGGAGTGGTATAGCTGAAAGCTCATAAACTGGAATATTGAAAAAATTGATTATATCATGCTCATGTAAATTGACGGAGAATACTTCATCAGCACCCGCAGCTTCCAATAGTTCTGCTATTATCTTCACAGAGACAGCCTCGCCAGGTTTAAACTTTTTGTCCTGTCTTGAATACCCAAGGTATGGTATCACGGCCTTCACTTTATCCGCGCCGATATCCTTAAGATTTTTTATTATTAAAAATAATTCCATGAAATTTTCATCCTGGGGATACCCTGTTGATTGGATGACAACAACCTCATCGGGGATTTCACCCTTTATCCTAACGTATCTCTCACCATCAGGGAACTTATGTGTTTCTATTGGACACAATTGATCGTTTAGTAGATTAGCAACCTTCGCGGCCAAATTTTGAGATGCGGAACCCCCTATTATCAAGATGATCACCCTTGCAAAGAATATTTTAATATTCACATAGACTTTATATTAACTCCCCTCATAGATAATATAAATCCCTACTCATATTAGACTCTGAGAGGTGTGAACCCTTTGCATGAACTTTCAATGGCTGATGCCATTATAAAAACAGTTATTGACGCCGCTGAGAAGAACAACGCCATAGAAGTATTAGAGGTTACAATTGAAATTGGAGAGTTAACACTCCTTAACCCAGAGCAGATAAAATTCATATTAGAAGTTTTAAGTGAAGACACTATACTAGAGGGTGCGAAATTTAACATTGAAATAATACCCGCCAGGATAGAATGCCCCTGCGGATATAATGGTAGGATAACCTCTAATGATGAACTGGACCATTATAATCCGATAATTTCATGTCCATCCTGTGGTGGGGGCGAGTTTAAGATAATTGATGGGAGAGAATGCAACATCAAGAACATAAAAATTGAAAAGGAGGAATAACATGCACAAAATTGCAGAGGTGGAAATACAGAATGATATACTGATAGCTAACAAAAAACTTGCAAAACGTAATCAGAGACTACTTGACAAGGCAGGGGTCTTCGCAATAGACTTCCTCGGGGCTGTGGGCTCAGGCAAAACCACACTCATAGAAAAGCTCATAGAAAAGATGGATTATTCAATAGGCGTTATAGCAGGTGACATTATAAGCAAATTTGACGCTGAAAGAGTTAAACGATACAACATACCAGTAGTGGGCCTTAACACTGGAAAAGAATGCCACCTCGACGCTCACCTAGTAGAACACGGTCTCGAGGATCTCCCACTCGATAAAATAGACCTACTGTTCATAGAAAATGTGGGAAATCTCATATGTCCAGTTGATTTTGATCTTGGTTCACATATGAGGATAGTTATCATAAGCGCCACAGAAGGCGACGACACCGTCCAAAAACACCCACTAATCTTCAAAGAGGCAGATCTTGTAATAATAAACAAGGTAGACCTTGCAGATGCAGTTGGCGCAGACATTGACAAAATGGTGGAAGACGTATCAAGGATCAACCCCCACGTAAAGGTCATAAAAACTAGCCTAAAAAATGATGAAGGCATCGAAGAGATTATAGAAGCCATCCTAGAGGCCATGTAACCCCCCCCAATTTGGTGATCACGTGAAAGTATGGATCGACATAACAAACGCACCCCATGTAAGATTTTTCAAGAATATCATAGAATACCTACAAGGAGAAGGGGAAAATGTCATTATAACCACGCGCAAATTCGGGGACATACACAAATTAATGAAATTATTCGGATTCGATTTCATATCAATAGGCAAACACGGAGTCTCACTAGCCGAAAAACTAAAAGAGAGCACAGAAAGAGCCTACAAGCTTTCAAAGTTGATAATAGAAGAGAAACCGGATGTTGGAGTGTCAAAGCATTCAATAGAACTTCCAAGGGTGACCTTCGGCCTCAAAATCCCCAGTGTCTACATACTCGATAATGAACATGCACTAGCCGCTAACAAACTCACACTACCATTATGTGAAAGGATAATAATGCCAAAGGTAATAAACATCTGGGATGTTATAAAAACAGGCGCAGACCCAAACTCCATAATACGCTACAAGGGCACATCAGAAATCCTACACTTCCAAAATTTCAAATACAATGATAAAATATTCCAAGACCTTAAACTGGAACTGAAAAAAGAAAAAACCATCCTAATGCGGCCAGAACCCGCCCTGGCATCATACCTGGACGCTGATTGCCACAAATCAGTCCTCACACCCATAGTTGAAATACTAAAAGACCATGCCAACATACTCGTCATACCAAGATTCAAAGAACAAGCCGAACTATTCAAGGGATACGAGAACGTGACAATCCTCAAACCACCAGTAGACACCTTCAGCCTAATGAAAAAATGCGATCTCATGATAGGAGCCGGGGGCACCATGAACCGTGAAGCTGCACTATTAGGGACCCCAGTTATATCATGTTACCCAGGCAAACCATTAGCAGTAGACAAATTCTACATAGAGAACGGCCTCATGCACAGATCAACTGACGTGGATGAAATAGTAAAACTAGCCCTAAGATTACTATTAGATGATAAAAAACCGCCAAAAATAAAAACAGATAACCTATTTAAAATAATAATCGAAAATATTTACAATGCAGCTAATAAGAGTTAGTGGACTGGCCGGGATTTGAACCCGGGGCCTCCGCCATGCCAAGGCGACGCTCTACCAACCTGAGCTACCAGCCCCCCATATCCTAAGAGTATTATCAGACTATTAATCAGACTATTATATTATTTAAATTTAACCCCCCCACACACGATAGGTGGTATATTTTGAATATTAGAAACGTTAAGGAAAGGGATTTCACTAGGATAGCGGAACTCGCACAGAAATGTAAGCCCATGGCCACAGAGAGAAACTCTATATATCATTTATTCACGAAATTTTTCTCAAGCACATCATTTGTAGCAGAAAAAAACCAGAGGATAATAGGATTCCTCCTAGGATTCATATCACAAGACAACCCAAAAGAGGCCTATATACACCTTTTATGTGTTCATCCAAGATATAGGGGCGAGGGCATAGCATCCAAACTCCTAGGAGAATTTATAGAAACAGTTAAAAAGAAGAATATCAGGAGAATATCCCTTATAACAAAACCAATAAACAAAAAGGCGATATCATTTTACAGGAAACACGGATTTAAGGACTACAAGGGCCCCCAAACTAGAAAAATTGGGGATGTGAATGTTTTCAAGGACTATAATGGTGAAAGGGAAGACATGGTCCTCTTTGAAAAATCTCTGAAGTGAATCCCCCACCTATCAGATGAGGCCCCCAGCGCTTAGGAAAAATTTTATTCTTCCCCCACATTACATATTGAGAGACCACTCCCATATCTTAAGATACTAGAGGTATGTTTACAGGGACATTCAAAACCGGGGCTGGGGACACGCTCCAAGGAACAATTTTCAGAGGCTGTATTTAAGTCTACGGCTCTTGTCATCTCCCCATTGTATGGGGGTTTTCTTGGAGAATGAGATAAAATTATTTATGTAAGGTTAATCTATATGGGGATTAAAGTTACAGGGGGAGAGTAGATTGCAATTAATCCCTCAAAACCATCTTCAACTGATAATAGAAATAGCGATAATATTGTATGCCGGTATGATATTCCTATTTAATCTCGCCCCTATTTCACTAGGCTTTTTACTTTTCCTTTGCCTCCTTCTCGGTGTTATCTTCAATGTAATGTTCGGAGTAGATATAATATCCCTTTTCACATCATTTGGACAACAAGAGTATACCCACCCCTTCGGGCCCTTGGCCCTTATGACGATGATAACTGCACTGGCAGCTATAAACATGATGGAGGACGCGGGTGTTGATGTCAGAGGTTTAAGAGGATTCCTATACATTCTCATAGCAGGTATAACAATATTCGGGGGGCTGATGCACCGATCCTTCCTCCTTTTATGGCTTCTTGGATTATTCATAGGCCTGATCATAATCTCAAAATCCTTCCGGAGAGAATCAGTCTTCACACTTAAAAGGATTATCTTATTCATCCTAATAGTTATAGGAGCATTCAGCTCCATTGAATTAATTTCGAGGGTCCTTCAAATGCCCATTTTAAGCCCATATCTTAGGATAATAAGGATAGAAGAGAATGCCATCCCAAGCATAAAGATGGTGCTTAAGAACACTTATCTTATCGGGCACGATCCATCATCATCCTACTGGGGGGATGCATCCAAGGGTTTCGCAGATGGATACATTTCACTGCCAATATCCCTAATATTATTCTTTGGATTGCCATTACCAATATTCTATGGTGTACTAGTAAGCAAGAAGGATGTAATAGATTACATGCTCCCAGGGATATTTGGTTGGGCTTATGACTTCGGATACCTTACATTATTCTTTTTCCTGGTCTGGTGTATCGGTATCATAATACTAGGTTTCAAACTGCTTCGAATGTACAGGTCTAAGAGGGAAGAAGGATTAAAAAGTTATCTTGGAAGGGAGGCCCTACTTATAGGTTCCCTGACAGCATTCATATCCCAGGCTATTATAGGCCTTTTCATAGTTAATCGGAGTATAAATGGAACAGCACTTTTAACCTTCATATTCCTAAGTTCATTGATACTAGCCCATATAGTTAAAATAAAGGAAGTGTAATTGATGAAGAAAGTTTTAATACTCTTAGGCTGTCCCGAATCTCCTATACAAGCGCCAATAACCTTATACCTTTCATATAAACTCCGCGAGAAAGATTATAGGGTGACTGTAACCGCTAACCCAGCCGCTCTAAGATTGCTTGAAGTGGCAGACCCCGCCAGAGCATACCTAGATAAAACTTCAGATCTTGACTCCACCATCGATAG encodes:
- the hypB gene encoding hydrogenase nickel incorporation protein HypB; translated protein: MHKIAEVEIQNDILIANKKLAKRNQRLLDKAGVFAIDFLGAVGSGKTTLIEKLIEKMDYSIGVIAGDIISKFDAERVKRYNIPVVGLNTGKECHLDAHLVEHGLEDLPLDKIDLLFIENVGNLICPVDFDLGSHMRIVIISATEGDDTVQKHPLIFKEADLVIINKVDLADAVGADIDKMVEDVSRINPHVKVIKTSLKNDEGIEEIIEAILEAM
- a CDS encoding ribose-phosphate diphosphokinase yields the protein MIIGGSASQNLAAKVANLLNDQLCPIETHKFPDGERYVRIKGEIPDEVVVIQSTGYPQDENFMELFLIIKNLKDIGADKVKAVIPYLGYSRQDKKFKPGEAVSVKIIAELLEAAGADEVFSVNLHEHDIINFFNIPVYELSAIPLLAEHLSVGVDDPIIIAPDKGALDHARSMARIIGCEYDYMEKVRISPERVETRLKNFDVEGRSVIIVDDIISTGGTIVNASRILHTQGPKEVKVACVHPVLVGDALLRIFSTGVDEVIATDTIKSEVSIVSVAPLIAEALKGD
- a CDS encoding DUF354 domain-containing protein; this encodes MKVWIDITNAPHVRFFKNIIEYLQGEGENVIITTRKFGDIHKLMKLFGFDFISIGKHGVSLAEKLKESTERAYKLSKLIIEEKPDVGVSKHSIELPRVTFGLKIPSVYILDNEHALAANKLTLPLCERIIMPKVINIWDVIKTGADPNSIIRYKGTSEILHFQNFKYNDKIFQDLKLELKKEKTILMRPEPALASYLDADCHKSVLTPIVEILKDHANILVIPRFKEQAELFKGYENVTILKPPVDTFSLMKKCDLMIGAGGTMNREAALLGTPVISCYPGKPLAVDKFYIENGLMHRSTDVDEIVKLALRLLLDDKKPPKIKTDNLFKIIIENIYNAANKS
- the hypA gene encoding hydrogenase maturation nickel metallochaperone HypA, whose translation is MHELSMADAIIKTVIDAAEKNNAIEVLEVTIEIGELTLLNPEQIKFILEVLSEDTILEGAKFNIEIIPARIECPCGYNGRITSNDELDHYNPIISCPSCGGGEFKIIDGRECNIKNIKIEKEE
- a CDS encoding GNAT family N-acetyltransferase, with the protein product MNIRNVKERDFTRIAELAQKCKPMATERNSIYHLFTKFFSSTSFVAEKNQRIIGFLLGFISQDNPKEAYIHLLCVHPRYRGEGIASKLLGEFIETVKKKNIRRISLITKPINKKAISFYRKHGFKDYKGPQTRKIGDVNVFKDYNGEREDMVLFEKSLK